The genomic DNA GACAAGACATTGAGCGATCTGGGTGTTGCATATCTGGATCTATATTTGATGCACTGGCCAGTGTGAGTCTGATAAACCTGGAGAAATGCGCCAAATTCTAACAAAACAGTGCCTTTGTTCGCGGTGAAAAATGGTTCCCCCTCAACGATGAAGGCGTTTTCCAACTAGCCGACATCGACTACGTGACCACCTACAAGGCGATGGAGAAACTGCTAGCCACCGGCAAAGTCAAGGCCATTGGCGTTTCCAACTTCAACATCCGCCACCTCGACCGTCTCATCTCCCAGGTTGACGTCGTCCCCGCCGTGAACCAAGTCGAAGCGCACCCCTACCTCACCCAGCCCGACCTCCTCCAGTACTGCCGCAGCAagaacatcctcatccaagCATACTCACCCCTGGGCAACAACCAGACCGGCGAACCCCGCACTGTTGACGACCCCCTTGTTCACGAAGTGGCTGGGAGATTGGGTATGGACCCTGGCGTCGTCCTTGGCAGCTGGGGAGTTCAGCGCGGCACAGTCGTCCTGCCTAAGAGTGTTACTCCCTCGCGCATCGCGAGTAACTTGCTGGTTAAGGAGCTTCCCGAGGATGCGTTCGCGCAGCTCAACTCGCTGGAGCGGCATAAGCGGTTCAATTTCCCGGGCAGATGGGGATATGACATTTTCGATGAAGTGGGCGAGGAGGCTGTTAAACAGATTGCGAAGGAGTCGGCAGAATCGAATAAGGTCAAGTTTACCGTATAGATTGTCAAAACCTGTTGTGTATGTAGCTGTTTTGGACCAGAGTTATGGATAGGATCATCATGACTTCATGAACATCGCTTAGCATGAATGAAACCAAGGATTTATAACCGAAATCAATGTCTGGAAAGATTAAATCAAATGGCGACAGCCCTATTCGCCTGCCCTCAATCGCCAAAATAAGATTAGCTGGACCGGGTGAGTATCGACACCTCAGGCCTAAGGAATGCCTGGGAAGGTTCCCCAAAGCCTGCGCGCCATCCCTTCCGCGGCCACCCAGTCTATTCGGAACTTCAACTGCTATGCTCGTCGATTTGTGGCATTATCTTAATCCCTCATGTTTTCTACTGCTATTATTGCTGCTGCGAGTTTCCTGGGTCTAAGCACGCTGACCCGTCGCGATGAGGTTTCCAGTCTAGGACCGAACCCCCAGTTCGCATACGACTTTCCGATTCCTGGAAAAAATGCATCAGATCTGTTTCCTATGCACCTGTGCCACGGCTTCCGACTAGAGGAAGCCAGCATAGACGATATTCAAGGGTTATTGACATCGCGAGCCCTATCCAGTGTCGATCTCGTGTCTTGCTATCTGGACCGCATTTACCAGACTAGCAGCTACCTCAAGTACGTTTTGAAATCTTCATCAATGACATTGACTTACACTGACCATTATCTAGTGCTATTCTGCAGATAAACCCAGACGCCTCAACAATTGCAGCAAAGCTCGACCAAGAGCGCGCCAACGGCACGGTCCGCGGTCCCTTACATGGGATCCCGTTCGTCGCGAAGGATAATATAGGAACAAAGGACCGTATGGAGACTACCTCTGGCAGCTGGGCACTATTAGGATCTATAGTCCCGCGGGACGCATTTGTAATAAGCCAATTACGCGAAGCAGGAGCCGTGTTGCTGGGAAAGGCCGCGTTGAGCGAATGGGCCGACATACGGTCGAATAACTACTCGGAAGGCTATTCTGGGCGCGGAGGCCAGTGCCGCAGTGCTTATAACTTGACGGTAAACCCGGGTGGGAGTAGCTCTGGGTGTGGAGTCGCTGTCGGTGCCAACCTTGTTCCTTTTGCACTGGGTACGGAGACCGATGGTAGTGGTATGTGGACTCCAGACAAGCATTCCAGCTCTTGGCGCGACATCTCTAACGAAAATACAGTAATCAATCCGGCAGAGCGCAATGCCATAGTTGGTATAAAACCCACAGTCGGCTTAACATCGCGCAGCGGTGCTATCCCCGAGTCGTTGAATCAAGATACCATAGGTACATTTGGTAAAACGGTACGCGATGCAACCTATGCACTCGACGCCATTTATGGTGTGGATGGCCGCGACAATGCTACACATATGCAACAAGGAAAGACGCCTGCTGGGGGCTACGCTCAATTTCTGGGCAACAAGAGCA from Aspergillus chevalieri M1 DNA, chromosome 1, nearly complete sequence includes the following:
- a CDS encoding amidase family protein (COG:J;~EggNog:ENOG410PGSJ;~InterPro:IPR023631,IPR036928;~SECRETED:SignalP(1-21)), translated to MFSTAIIAAASFLGLSTLTRRDEVSSLGPNPQFAYDFPIPGKNASDLFPMHLCHGFRLEEASIDDIQGLLTSRALSSVDLVSCYLDRIYQTSSYLNAILQINPDASTIAAKLDQERANGTVRGPLHGIPFVAKDNIGTKDRMETTSGSWALLGSIVPRDAFVISQLREAGAVLLGKAALSEWADIRSNNYSEGYSGRGGQCRSAYNLTVNPGGSSSGCGVAVGANLVPFALGTETDGSGMWTPDKHSSSWRDISNENTVINPAERNAIVGIKPTVGLTSRSGAIPESLNQDTIGTFGKTVRDATYALDAIYGVDGRDNATHMQQGKTPAGGYAQFLGNKSSLQGAVFGLPWESFWKLAGPEQLSQLVELLDMIKGAGATIINGTELPHHEKIVSPTGWDWDYGTARGYPNESEYTYIKADFYNHIKAYLADLDNTSMRSLEDLVAYNAENAGSEGGHPNVHPAFASGQDGFEASLATKGVMDETYWQALSFCRRTTREEGIDAALQHGDRVLDGLLVPPDVAQSIQIAAQAGYPVITVPAGVNRASGMPYGLAIMHTAFAEPTLIKYASAIEDLQKSTDTRWKRTLPEWRGHLTRNIPVINA
- a CDS encoding uncharacterized protein (COG:C;~EggNog:ENOG410PFVQ;~InterPro:IPR018170,IPR020471,IPR036812,IPR023210;~PFAM:PF00248;~go_function: GO:0016491 - oxidoreductase activity [Evidence IEA];~go_process: GO:0055114 - oxidation-reduction process [Evidence IEA]), with product MENDKMPLPTHFTLNTGAQIPAVGFGTWQAAPHEVERAVESALREGYRHIDCAAIYRNETEVGQGIKNSGVSREEIFLTSKLWNTKHASEDVEGALDKTLSDLGVAYLDLYLMHWPVAFVRGEKWFPLNDEGVFQLADIDYVTTYKAMEKLLATGKVKAIGVSNFNIRHLDRLISQVDVVPAVNQVEAHPYLTQPDLLQYCRSKNILIQAYSPLGNNQTGEPRTVDDPLVHEVAGRLGMDPGVVLGSWGVQRGTVVLPKSVTPSRIASNLLVKELPEDAFAQLNSLERHKRFNFPGRWGYDIFDEVGEEAVKQIAKESAESNKVKFTV